One region of Citrus sinensis cultivar Valencia sweet orange chromosome 6, DVS_A1.0, whole genome shotgun sequence genomic DNA includes:
- the LOC112497039 gene encoding uncharacterized protein LOC112497039 encodes MDFGLFGRSWAPIVSWAVLFVPRANEDAWRGDLPPAAANNIDAEASFDVVASGYTNGYRPIDKKRPIHGLRTMVQLDELYKDRHVQEGGSLVLQINLIEVPHGNVLDSDHTFDGKVYWRLYSN; translated from the coding sequence ATGGATTTTGGTTTGTTTGGTCGAAGTTGGGCTCCTATTGTTTCTTGGGCCGTCCTATTTGTTCCCAGAGCTAACGAGGATGCTTGGAGAGGAGATCTGCCTCCTGCAGCCGCCAATAATATTGATGCTGAAGCATCTTTTGATGTTGTTGCATCTGGTTATACTAATGGTTATAGGCCTATTGATAAAAAGCGTCCTATTCATGGCCTTAGAACTATGGTTCAATTAGATGAACTGTATAAAGATCGTCATGTGCAGGAAGGAGGTTCTCTTGTTTTGCAGATTAATCTCATAGAGGTACCTCATGGAAATGTTCTGGATTCTGATCATACTTTCGATGGTAAAGTGTATTGGCGTTTGTATTCCAATTGA